In the Bacillota bacterium genome, AACCGACCTCGTTAGCAACGGGTGAGACGCCGGGGCCCATGCCGGTCCGGACCCTCTCCCTCCGGGACACGGCTCTCCCGGGTGACGCCGGCGAGCTGGTGCTGCTGGGACGGCTGCGTGAGGGACGGCTCTCACCCGATGTCCGGCTGGCCCTCGGCTCCCTCGCGCCACGGGGAGGGGTCGAAGGAGGTCGCTGGACCGCCCTGGTCGCCGTTGACTTCCCCCTCCGGCGGAGATCCCTCGTTTTCGGCCGCCCCCTGCTGTCTGACGGCAGCCTGCGGCACCTGGATGAGGCCCATTGCCCAGGCTAGGCCCGCCGAAGCCAGTGCCGAGAGGCCGAAGATCACGAGCCGCATCGAAGGGTTCCCTGCCAGGCCGAAGAGGGGCGGGCCGGCCGCCACGCCGGCAAAGCGCACGGTTCCGTAGAGGGCCGTCACGGCCCCGCGCTGGCTGCGCGAGGCGGCCCCGGTCACCAGGGTATTGACAGCCGGAAGGCTGATGCCAGTGCCGAGGCCGAGCAGCGCTGCCAGCGTGATCAGGAGCCACAGGGGCTGGCGCACCACGGCCATGGCGCCGAGCGCCACGGCACTTGCGGCGAGGCCCGCCACGATCATCGGCTTTACCTGCTGCGGGCGGTTCTGGAGATAGAGCCCGCCAAGGAACGCCACGATGGCCATGACGCCCACAGGGATGGCGATGATGCCTCCCCGAACCAGCTGCGAGAGGCGGAAGCGGCTTTCGAGTTCGTCGCTGATGAGGCTCAACACCCCAAACAGCGCGAACAGAACCATCATGCCTGCCCCGTACCCGGCCAAAAGCGCGGCGCCGCGGGTTTTCGCGATCTCCGCAAGGCGCGCCCAGTAGCCGGCGAGACCCTGTGCCTGCCGCTCGTGGCCAGGCTCCCTGACCACGAGCCAGACCCCCACTGCTGCCGGGAGCGCTATGGCCCCGTAGACGAAAAACGGCAGGAACCAGACAACCATTGCTGCCAGTGCGCCGATCAGCGGGCTTACGACCTTGCCGAGCCCGTTGCTCGCCTCCAGGAGCCCAAGGGCGCGGCTGCGTTCCGAGCTCTGAAAGACGTCGCCGGCGAGAGCCATGGCAAGCTGGTAGGTCCCGCCTGCGCCGATGCCCTGCAGGATGCGGGCGCCCAGCACCGGCCAGAACCGCCCGGGAAGCAGCCAGGCCCCGATCCCCGCCAGGATACCCCCGAGCCCGTAGAGCACCAGGGCGGGCACCATGACGGGCTTGCGGCCGATGCGGTCCGAGAGGGCGCCGGCAAAGGGGATGGTGATCGCGGCCGGGAGCGAAAAGGCGGTGATGACGAGCCCCGTCTGGACCGGCGTCAAGCCGAGATGCGATTTGATGGCAGGAAGTACCGGAATGAGCATAGAGTTTCCAAGCACCATGACGAACGGAACGGAACTCAAGACCAAGAACCAGCGGAACGTCTCGCCCCGCACCGGCTCTGCCTCCCGACCCCTCGATGACGCCATGCAGGCCTGCTCAGGCTGCCAGGGGTAAGGTGCCCGCTTTGAGGCAGCGCACCAGAAGGGCGTTATTGGTAGGGTTGGCTCACGTGAACTGGGGGAGCCACTCCCTGTGCGCCGCCAGCAGCTCATCGACCATCGCGACGATCTCGTCGAGCGTGAGCTCCGCCGCAGTATGCGGGTCGAGCATCGCTGCGTGGTATACGTGCTCTCGCTTTCCCGTCAGCGCGGCCTCCACTGCCACCGCTTGAACGTTGATGTTGGTCTGGATGAGGGCAGCCAGGTGAACGGGAAGCGGCCCCACGTGAGTCGGCTGGACGCCAAGGCGATCGGCCAGGCACGGAACCTCGACGATGGCGCCCGCAGGCAGATTGGTAATGAGGCCGGCGTTGGGGACATTTGCGTACACAGTGCGAGGCGTTCCTGTCTCCATGCTGTGGATGATGAGCGGAGCATACTCATGCGAGCGCTCGTGGGACAGGGGTTCACTTCCGT is a window encoding:
- a CDS encoding MFS transporter, coding for MRGETFRWFLVLSSVPFVMVLGNSMLIPVLPAIKSHLGLTPVQTGLVITAFSLPAAITIPFAGALSDRIGRKPVMVPALVLYGLGGILAGIGAWLLPGRFWPVLGARILQGIGAGGTYQLAMALAGDVFQSSERSRALGLLEASNGLGKVVSPLIGALAAMVVWFLPFFVYGAIALPAAVGVWLVVREPGHERQAQGLAGYWARLAEIAKTRGAALLAGYGAGMMVLFALFGVLSLISDELESRFRLSQLVRGGIIAIPVGVMAIVAFLGGLYLQNRPQQVKPMIVAGLAASAVALGAMAVVRQPLWLLITLAALLGLGTGISLPAVNTLVTGAASRSQRGAVTALYGTVRFAGVAAGPPLFGLAGNPSMRLVIFGLSALASAGLAWAMGLIQVPQAAVRQQGAAENEGSPPEGEVNGDQGGPATSFDPSPWREGAEGQPDIG